A genomic stretch from Coffea arabica cultivar ET-39 chromosome 10c, Coffea Arabica ET-39 HiFi, whole genome shotgun sequence includes:
- the LOC113713534 gene encoding bifunctional dihydrofolate reductase-thymidylate synthase isoform X2 — MSADSHMCRSDGDARIKPLSLRSYQVVVAATRDLGIGKDGKLPWRLPSDLKFFKEITVTTTDPVKRNAVVMGRKTWESIPPQFRPLPGRLNIVLTRSGSLGPAIDDNVVCCGSISSALELLAESPYCSSVEKVFVIGGGQILREALNAPECEAIHMTVIEADIECDAFIPPVDGSLFQPWYSSPPTVENNIRHCFVTYVRVMSSAVEPVDLHQRAKSNRSSDSKRFNVSSFSFLPKTVFEKHDEFLYLRLVQDIIATGNHKDDRTGTGTLSKFGCQMRFNLRRSFPLLTTKRIFWQGVVEELLWFISGSTNAKVLQEKGIHIWDGNASREYLDSIGLEDREVGDLGPIYGFQWRHFGARYTGMHADYKGQGFDQLLDVIDRIKKNPNDRRIVLSAWNPSDLKLTALPPCHMFAQALFLVTSSI; from the exons ATGAGTGCAGATTCTCACATGTGTCGCTCTGATGGTGATGCACGTATTAAGCCTCTTTCTCTGAGGAGTTACCAAGTTGTAGTGGCTGCAACTCGTGATCTTGGTATTGGAAAAGATGGCAAGTTACCATGGAGGTTGCCTTCTGATCTTAAATTCTTCAAGGAGATTACGGTAACTACTACAGATCCTGTGAAGAGGAATGCAGTTGTCATGGGAAGGAAAACTTGGGAAAGTATTCCTCCACAATTTCGACCTCTGCCTGGTCGTCTCAACATTGTGCTGACTCGTTCAGGGAGCCTTGGCCCTGCTATTGATGATAATGTTGTCTGTTGTGGGAGCATTTCATCTGCTTTAGAATTGCTTGCAGAATCTCCATATTGTTCCTCAGTAGAAAAAGTTTTTGTAATAGGAGGTGGACAAATACTAAG GGAAGCGCTTAATGCACCGGAATGTGAAGCCATACACATGACTGTAATTGAGGCAGACATTGAATGTGACGCTTTTATTCCTCCAGTTGATGGTTCACTATTCCAGCCCTGGTACTCTTCCCCACCTACAGTAGAAAATAACATCCGGCACTGCTTTGTGACATATGTTCGTGTGATGAGTTCTGCAGTTGAGCCTGTTGATTTGCACCAGCGGGCAAAGTCTAATAGGAGTTCAGATTCCAAGAGGTTCAATGTTtcaagtttttctttcttgccaAAGACTGTCTTTGAGAAGCATGATGAGTTTTTGTATTTGAGATTGGTTCAAGATATTATTGCCACTGGCAACCACAAAGATGACCGAACTGGAACTGGTACCCTTTCGAAATTTGGTTGCCAG ATGCGATTTAACTTGCGTAGATCTTTTCCGCTTCTTACTACTAAG AGAATATTCTGGCAAGGTGTTGTCGAAGAGCTTCTATGGTTCATCAGTGGTTCAACAAATGCAAAG GTTCTACAGGAGAAGGGAATTCATATATGGGATGGCAATGCATCCAGAGAATACCTTGACAG TATTGGCCTGGAAGACAGAGAAGTGGGTGATTTAGGACCTATCTATGGGTTTCAGTGGAGACACTTTGGTGCCCG ATACACTGGTATGCATGCCGACTATAAAGGCCAAGGATTCGATCAGTTGTTAGATGTCATTGATAGGATAAAGAAAAACCCCAACGATAGGCGTATTGTTCTTTCTGCCTGgaatccttctgatttgaagtTGACGGCTTTACCACCTTGTCACATGTTTGCACAG GCCTTGTTCCTGGTGACTTCATCCATATAA
- the LOC113713534 gene encoding putative bifunctional dihydrofolate reductase-thymidylate synthase isoform X1 yields MSADSHMCRSDGDARIKPLSLRSYQVVVAATRDLGIGKDGKLPWRLPSDLKFFKEITVTTTDPVKRNAVVMGRKTWESIPPQFRPLPGRLNIVLTRSGSLGPAIDDNVVCCGSISSALELLAESPYCSSVEKVFVIGGGQILREALNAPECEAIHMTVIEADIECDAFIPPVDGSLFQPWYSSPPTVENNIRHCFVTYVRVMSSAVEPVDLHQRAKSNRSSDSKRFNVSSFSFLPKTVFEKHDEFLYLRLVQDIIATGNHKDDRTGTGTLSKFGCQMRFNLRRSFPLLTTKRIFWQGVVEELLWFISGSTNAKVLQEKGIHIWDGNASREYLDSIGLEDREVGDLGPIYGFQWRHFGARYTGMHADYKGQGFDQLLDVIDRIKKNPNDRRIVLSAWNPSDLKLTALPPCHMFAQFYVANGELSCQMYQRSADMGLGVPFNIASYALLTCMIAHVCGLVPGDFIHIIGDAHVYKTHVVPLQEQLQKFPKPFPILKINPEKKDIDSFVATDFELIGYDPHQKIEMRMAV; encoded by the exons ATGAGTGCAGATTCTCACATGTGTCGCTCTGATGGTGATGCACGTATTAAGCCTCTTTCTCTGAGGAGTTACCAAGTTGTAGTGGCTGCAACTCGTGATCTTGGTATTGGAAAAGATGGCAAGTTACCATGGAGGTTGCCTTCTGATCTTAAATTCTTCAAGGAGATTACGGTAACTACTACAGATCCTGTGAAGAGGAATGCAGTTGTCATGGGAAGGAAAACTTGGGAAAGTATTCCTCCACAATTTCGACCTCTGCCTGGTCGTCTCAACATTGTGCTGACTCGTTCAGGGAGCCTTGGCCCTGCTATTGATGATAATGTTGTCTGTTGTGGGAGCATTTCATCTGCTTTAGAATTGCTTGCAGAATCTCCATATTGTTCCTCAGTAGAAAAAGTTTTTGTAATAGGAGGTGGACAAATACTAAG GGAAGCGCTTAATGCACCGGAATGTGAAGCCATACACATGACTGTAATTGAGGCAGACATTGAATGTGACGCTTTTATTCCTCCAGTTGATGGTTCACTATTCCAGCCCTGGTACTCTTCCCCACCTACAGTAGAAAATAACATCCGGCACTGCTTTGTGACATATGTTCGTGTGATGAGTTCTGCAGTTGAGCCTGTTGATTTGCACCAGCGGGCAAAGTCTAATAGGAGTTCAGATTCCAAGAGGTTCAATGTTtcaagtttttctttcttgccaAAGACTGTCTTTGAGAAGCATGATGAGTTTTTGTATTTGAGATTGGTTCAAGATATTATTGCCACTGGCAACCACAAAGATGACCGAACTGGAACTGGTACCCTTTCGAAATTTGGTTGCCAG ATGCGATTTAACTTGCGTAGATCTTTTCCGCTTCTTACTACTAAG AGAATATTCTGGCAAGGTGTTGTCGAAGAGCTTCTATGGTTCATCAGTGGTTCAACAAATGCAAAG GTTCTACAGGAGAAGGGAATTCATATATGGGATGGCAATGCATCCAGAGAATACCTTGACAG TATTGGCCTGGAAGACAGAGAAGTGGGTGATTTAGGACCTATCTATGGGTTTCAGTGGAGACACTTTGGTGCCCG ATACACTGGTATGCATGCCGACTATAAAGGCCAAGGATTCGATCAGTTGTTAGATGTCATTGATAGGATAAAGAAAAACCCCAACGATAGGCGTATTGTTCTTTCTGCCTGgaatccttctgatttgaagtTGACGGCTTTACCACCTTGTCACATGTTTGCACAG TTTTATGTGGCAAATGGGGAACTATCCTGTCAAATGTATCAACGCTCTGCAGATATGGGCCTTGGCGTGCCATTTAATATAGCATCTTACGCTCTTTTGACATGCATGATTGCTCATGTCTGTG GCCTTGTTCCTGGTGACTTCATCCATATAATAGGAGATGCTCATGTTTACAAGACTCATGTTGTTCCTCTTCAAGAACAGCTTCAGAAATTTCCTAAACCTTTCCCA ATTTTGAAGATCAATCCGGAGAAAAAAGACATAGATTCATTTGTTGCGACTGACTTTGAGCTGATAGGCTATGATCCTCATCAGAAGATAGAAATGAGAATGGCAGTATAG
- the LOC113713535 gene encoding phosphatidylinositol/phosphatidylcholine transfer protein SFH6-like isoform X2 yields the protein MSDKECSLQQAESTMSGIRGADSEDVRDIEEPMAVHTFRQALILDNLLPSRHDDNHMMLRFLKARKFNIEKAKCMWSDMLRWRKDFGADTILEDFHFNELDEVLLYYPQCYHGVDKEGRPIYIERLGKVDMYKLMQVTTSDRYVKYHVQEFEKTLSIRLPACSIAANKYIDASMTILDVQGGLKNLIKPAREVIMRLQKIDNDNYPETLHTLFIINAGPGFRLVWSAIRPFLDPNTASKINVLGTNYKSALLAFVDQSELPDFLGGSCTCANEGGCLRSDKGPWKDQNIVKALLSGEAKHSIHKFMSNCKWKRGDDKLHFVRFSDKSIAQSESEDEDIALAQKYPDLVAAAVCEEVSC from the exons ATGTCTGATAAGGAATGTTCTCTTCAGCAGGCTGAGAGTACAATGAGTGGTATTCGAGGAGCTGATAGCGAGGATGTAAGGGATATTGAGGAGCCAATGGCTGTTCATACTTTTCGACAAGCGCTTATCCTTGACAACTTGCTGCCTTCACGGCATGATGACAATCATATGATGCTGAG ATTTTTGAAAGCCAGGAAGTTTAACATTGAGAAAGCAAAATGCATGTGGTCAGACATGCTCCGATGGAGAAAAGATTTTGGTGCAGATACAATCTTGGAG GATTTTCACTTCAATGAGTTAGACGAAGTTCTGCTGTACTACCCTCAGTGttatcatggtgtagataaggAAGGAAGACCAATTTACATTGAAAGGTTGGGAAAGGTTGACATGTACAAGCTTATGCAAGTAACTACCTCAGATCGGTATGTGAAATACCATGTTCAAGAGTTCGAGAAGACTCTTTCCATTAGACTTCCTGCTTGCTCAATAGCTGCAAACAAATACATAGATGCAAGTATGACGATTTTAGATGTTCAAGGC GgtttaaaaaatttgattaaACCTGCGAGGGAAGTCATTATGCGGTTGCAGAAGATTGACAATGACAATTATCCTGAA ACTCTTCATACACTGTTCATCATTAATGCTGGCCCTGGCTTTAGGCTTGTTTGGAGTGCAATAAGGCCCTTTCTTGACCCGAATACTGCTTCCAAGATTAAT GTTCTTGGCACAAATTACAAGAGCGCATTGCTTGCATTTGTTGATCAGAG CGAGTTGCCAGACTTTCTTGGCGGGAGCTGTACCTGCGCAAATGAGGGAGGTTGTTTGAGATCAGATAAAGGGCCATGGAAAGACCAAAATATAGTGAAG GCGCTTTTGAGCGGTGAAGCAAAGCATTCCATTCACAAATTCATGTCAAATTGTAAATGGAAGCGGGGTGATGACAAGTTACATTTC GTAAGATTTAGTGATAAATCCATAGCTCAGTCAGAATCTGAAGATGAGGATATTGCATTAGCACAAAAATATCCAGATTTAGTGGCAGCTGCTGTTTGTGAAGAAGTCAGTTGCTGA
- the LOC113713535 gene encoding phosphatidylinositol/phosphatidylcholine transfer protein SFH6-like isoform X4 → MAESTMSGIRGADSEDVRDIEEPMAVHTFRQALILDNLLPSRHDDNHMMLRFLKARKFNIEKAKCMWSDMLRWRKDFGADTILEDFHFNELDEVLLYYPQCYHGVDKEGRPIYIERLGKVDMYKLMQVTTSDRYVKYHVQEFEKTLSIRLPACSIAANKYIDASMTILDVQGVGLKNLIKPAREVIMRLQKIDNDNYPETLHTLFIINAGPGFRLVWSAIRPFLDPNTASKINVLGTNYKSALLAFVDQSELPDFLGGSCTCANEGGCLRSDKGPWKDQNIVKALLSGEAKHSIHKFMSNCKWKRGDDKLHFVRFSDKSIAQSESEDEDIALAQKYPDLVAAAVCEEVSC, encoded by the exons ATG GCTGAGAGTACAATGAGTGGTATTCGAGGAGCTGATAGCGAGGATGTAAGGGATATTGAGGAGCCAATGGCTGTTCATACTTTTCGACAAGCGCTTATCCTTGACAACTTGCTGCCTTCACGGCATGATGACAATCATATGATGCTGAG ATTTTTGAAAGCCAGGAAGTTTAACATTGAGAAAGCAAAATGCATGTGGTCAGACATGCTCCGATGGAGAAAAGATTTTGGTGCAGATACAATCTTGGAG GATTTTCACTTCAATGAGTTAGACGAAGTTCTGCTGTACTACCCTCAGTGttatcatggtgtagataaggAAGGAAGACCAATTTACATTGAAAGGTTGGGAAAGGTTGACATGTACAAGCTTATGCAAGTAACTACCTCAGATCGGTATGTGAAATACCATGTTCAAGAGTTCGAGAAGACTCTTTCCATTAGACTTCCTGCTTGCTCAATAGCTGCAAACAAATACATAGATGCAAGTATGACGATTTTAGATGTTCAAGGCGTG GgtttaaaaaatttgattaaACCTGCGAGGGAAGTCATTATGCGGTTGCAGAAGATTGACAATGACAATTATCCTGAA ACTCTTCATACACTGTTCATCATTAATGCTGGCCCTGGCTTTAGGCTTGTTTGGAGTGCAATAAGGCCCTTTCTTGACCCGAATACTGCTTCCAAGATTAAT GTTCTTGGCACAAATTACAAGAGCGCATTGCTTGCATTTGTTGATCAGAG CGAGTTGCCAGACTTTCTTGGCGGGAGCTGTACCTGCGCAAATGAGGGAGGTTGTTTGAGATCAGATAAAGGGCCATGGAAAGACCAAAATATAGTGAAG GCGCTTTTGAGCGGTGAAGCAAAGCATTCCATTCACAAATTCATGTCAAATTGTAAATGGAAGCGGGGTGATGACAAGTTACATTTC GTAAGATTTAGTGATAAATCCATAGCTCAGTCAGAATCTGAAGATGAGGATATTGCATTAGCACAAAAATATCCAGATTTAGTGGCAGCTGCTGTTTGTGAAGAAGTCAGTTGCTGA
- the LOC113713535 gene encoding phosphatidylinositol/phosphatidylcholine transfer protein SFH6-like isoform X1 gives MSDKECSLQQAESTMSGIRGADSEDVRDIEEPMAVHTFRQALILDNLLPSRHDDNHMMLRFLKARKFNIEKAKCMWSDMLRWRKDFGADTILEDFHFNELDEVLLYYPQCYHGVDKEGRPIYIERLGKVDMYKLMQVTTSDRYVKYHVQEFEKTLSIRLPACSIAANKYIDASMTILDVQGVGLKNLIKPAREVIMRLQKIDNDNYPETLHTLFIINAGPGFRLVWSAIRPFLDPNTASKINVLGTNYKSALLAFVDQSELPDFLGGSCTCANEGGCLRSDKGPWKDQNIVKALLSGEAKHSIHKFMSNCKWKRGDDKLHFVRFSDKSIAQSESEDEDIALAQKYPDLVAAAVCEEVSC, from the exons ATGTCTGATAAGGAATGTTCTCTTCAGCAGGCTGAGAGTACAATGAGTGGTATTCGAGGAGCTGATAGCGAGGATGTAAGGGATATTGAGGAGCCAATGGCTGTTCATACTTTTCGACAAGCGCTTATCCTTGACAACTTGCTGCCTTCACGGCATGATGACAATCATATGATGCTGAG ATTTTTGAAAGCCAGGAAGTTTAACATTGAGAAAGCAAAATGCATGTGGTCAGACATGCTCCGATGGAGAAAAGATTTTGGTGCAGATACAATCTTGGAG GATTTTCACTTCAATGAGTTAGACGAAGTTCTGCTGTACTACCCTCAGTGttatcatggtgtagataaggAAGGAAGACCAATTTACATTGAAAGGTTGGGAAAGGTTGACATGTACAAGCTTATGCAAGTAACTACCTCAGATCGGTATGTGAAATACCATGTTCAAGAGTTCGAGAAGACTCTTTCCATTAGACTTCCTGCTTGCTCAATAGCTGCAAACAAATACATAGATGCAAGTATGACGATTTTAGATGTTCAAGGCGTG GgtttaaaaaatttgattaaACCTGCGAGGGAAGTCATTATGCGGTTGCAGAAGATTGACAATGACAATTATCCTGAA ACTCTTCATACACTGTTCATCATTAATGCTGGCCCTGGCTTTAGGCTTGTTTGGAGTGCAATAAGGCCCTTTCTTGACCCGAATACTGCTTCCAAGATTAAT GTTCTTGGCACAAATTACAAGAGCGCATTGCTTGCATTTGTTGATCAGAG CGAGTTGCCAGACTTTCTTGGCGGGAGCTGTACCTGCGCAAATGAGGGAGGTTGTTTGAGATCAGATAAAGGGCCATGGAAAGACCAAAATATAGTGAAG GCGCTTTTGAGCGGTGAAGCAAAGCATTCCATTCACAAATTCATGTCAAATTGTAAATGGAAGCGGGGTGATGACAAGTTACATTTC GTAAGATTTAGTGATAAATCCATAGCTCAGTCAGAATCTGAAGATGAGGATATTGCATTAGCACAAAAATATCCAGATTTAGTGGCAGCTGCTGTTTGTGAAGAAGTCAGTTGCTGA
- the LOC113713535 gene encoding phosphatidylinositol/phosphatidylcholine transfer protein SFH6-like isoform X5, translated as MSGIRGADSEDVRDIEEPMAVHTFRQALILDNLLPSRHDDNHMMLRFLKARKFNIEKAKCMWSDMLRWRKDFGADTILEDFHFNELDEVLLYYPQCYHGVDKEGRPIYIERLGKVDMYKLMQVTTSDRYVKYHVQEFEKTLSIRLPACSIAANKYIDASMTILDVQGVGLKNLIKPAREVIMRLQKIDNDNYPETLHTLFIINAGPGFRLVWSAIRPFLDPNTASKINVLGTNYKSALLAFVDQSELPDFLGGSCTCANEGGCLRSDKGPWKDQNIVKALLSGEAKHSIHKFMSNCKWKRGDDKLHFVRFSDKSIAQSESEDEDIALAQKYPDLVAAAVCEEVSC; from the exons ATGAGTGGTATTCGAGGAGCTGATAGCGAGGATGTAAGGGATATTGAGGAGCCAATGGCTGTTCATACTTTTCGACAAGCGCTTATCCTTGACAACTTGCTGCCTTCACGGCATGATGACAATCATATGATGCTGAG ATTTTTGAAAGCCAGGAAGTTTAACATTGAGAAAGCAAAATGCATGTGGTCAGACATGCTCCGATGGAGAAAAGATTTTGGTGCAGATACAATCTTGGAG GATTTTCACTTCAATGAGTTAGACGAAGTTCTGCTGTACTACCCTCAGTGttatcatggtgtagataaggAAGGAAGACCAATTTACATTGAAAGGTTGGGAAAGGTTGACATGTACAAGCTTATGCAAGTAACTACCTCAGATCGGTATGTGAAATACCATGTTCAAGAGTTCGAGAAGACTCTTTCCATTAGACTTCCTGCTTGCTCAATAGCTGCAAACAAATACATAGATGCAAGTATGACGATTTTAGATGTTCAAGGCGTG GgtttaaaaaatttgattaaACCTGCGAGGGAAGTCATTATGCGGTTGCAGAAGATTGACAATGACAATTATCCTGAA ACTCTTCATACACTGTTCATCATTAATGCTGGCCCTGGCTTTAGGCTTGTTTGGAGTGCAATAAGGCCCTTTCTTGACCCGAATACTGCTTCCAAGATTAAT GTTCTTGGCACAAATTACAAGAGCGCATTGCTTGCATTTGTTGATCAGAG CGAGTTGCCAGACTTTCTTGGCGGGAGCTGTACCTGCGCAAATGAGGGAGGTTGTTTGAGATCAGATAAAGGGCCATGGAAAGACCAAAATATAGTGAAG GCGCTTTTGAGCGGTGAAGCAAAGCATTCCATTCACAAATTCATGTCAAATTGTAAATGGAAGCGGGGTGATGACAAGTTACATTTC GTAAGATTTAGTGATAAATCCATAGCTCAGTCAGAATCTGAAGATGAGGATATTGCATTAGCACAAAAATATCCAGATTTAGTGGCAGCTGCTGTTTGTGAAGAAGTCAGTTGCTGA
- the LOC113713535 gene encoding phosphatidylinositol/phosphatidylcholine transfer protein SFH6-like isoform X3, which yields MQAESTMSGIRGADSEDVRDIEEPMAVHTFRQALILDNLLPSRHDDNHMMLRFLKARKFNIEKAKCMWSDMLRWRKDFGADTILEDFHFNELDEVLLYYPQCYHGVDKEGRPIYIERLGKVDMYKLMQVTTSDRYVKYHVQEFEKTLSIRLPACSIAANKYIDASMTILDVQGVGLKNLIKPAREVIMRLQKIDNDNYPETLHTLFIINAGPGFRLVWSAIRPFLDPNTASKINVLGTNYKSALLAFVDQSELPDFLGGSCTCANEGGCLRSDKGPWKDQNIVKALLSGEAKHSIHKFMSNCKWKRGDDKLHFVRFSDKSIAQSESEDEDIALAQKYPDLVAAAVCEEVSC from the exons ATG CAGGCTGAGAGTACAATGAGTGGTATTCGAGGAGCTGATAGCGAGGATGTAAGGGATATTGAGGAGCCAATGGCTGTTCATACTTTTCGACAAGCGCTTATCCTTGACAACTTGCTGCCTTCACGGCATGATGACAATCATATGATGCTGAG ATTTTTGAAAGCCAGGAAGTTTAACATTGAGAAAGCAAAATGCATGTGGTCAGACATGCTCCGATGGAGAAAAGATTTTGGTGCAGATACAATCTTGGAG GATTTTCACTTCAATGAGTTAGACGAAGTTCTGCTGTACTACCCTCAGTGttatcatggtgtagataaggAAGGAAGACCAATTTACATTGAAAGGTTGGGAAAGGTTGACATGTACAAGCTTATGCAAGTAACTACCTCAGATCGGTATGTGAAATACCATGTTCAAGAGTTCGAGAAGACTCTTTCCATTAGACTTCCTGCTTGCTCAATAGCTGCAAACAAATACATAGATGCAAGTATGACGATTTTAGATGTTCAAGGCGTG GgtttaaaaaatttgattaaACCTGCGAGGGAAGTCATTATGCGGTTGCAGAAGATTGACAATGACAATTATCCTGAA ACTCTTCATACACTGTTCATCATTAATGCTGGCCCTGGCTTTAGGCTTGTTTGGAGTGCAATAAGGCCCTTTCTTGACCCGAATACTGCTTCCAAGATTAAT GTTCTTGGCACAAATTACAAGAGCGCATTGCTTGCATTTGTTGATCAGAG CGAGTTGCCAGACTTTCTTGGCGGGAGCTGTACCTGCGCAAATGAGGGAGGTTGTTTGAGATCAGATAAAGGGCCATGGAAAGACCAAAATATAGTGAAG GCGCTTTTGAGCGGTGAAGCAAAGCATTCCATTCACAAATTCATGTCAAATTGTAAATGGAAGCGGGGTGATGACAAGTTACATTTC GTAAGATTTAGTGATAAATCCATAGCTCAGTCAGAATCTGAAGATGAGGATATTGCATTAGCACAAAAATATCCAGATTTAGTGGCAGCTGCTGTTTGTGAAGAAGTCAGTTGCTGA